One window of the Cryptomeria japonica chromosome 7, Sugi_1.0, whole genome shotgun sequence genome contains the following:
- the LOC131056893 gene encoding coniferyl alcohol acyltransferase-like — translation MASVNAPISKDYELKIVNTEVIVPTLLMQQHILPLSNLDLLIPPVSVHVFFCYKNPFPRTFASALSHLKTSLSKVLVSYYVFAGRLVTDSIGLPKVHCNNKGVRFTQAYAAAPLSQLNLYDPDESVQGKLVPLLSKPFQEDGIPVFAVQVIEFGCGGLVIGCTFDHRIADAYSANMFFTSWAKLSRNDSTASLNPSITRSILCPRDSPAHCAEINNMYVRHCSQEFSQENPHPPSLVSRIYYLDVKNIMDLQFNAKKDGKSNTKLEVFSAYLWKLLISTHKVKDTMNCKIGIVVDGRQHLREIGISANYFGNVLTLPFAESNAGYIKSKPLYWSAGLIHDAIKSAANEEHFQSLIDFVETTKPTPVLAKIYCGADDMESSGPAVLVSYGLSFPLYEVDFGWGKPTFVSYHFPWGAEAGYVMPTHSPVGDGSWIVYMHLPMEQLSAIETDPNRILLPITQDFLHLA, via the exons ATGGCTTCGGTTAACGCTCCCATTTCCAAAGATTATGAGTTGAAGATTGTTAACACAGAAGTTATAGTGCCTACACTTCTAATGCAGCAGCACATCCTTCCTCTGTCAAATCTAGATCTCCTTATTCCTCCAGTTTCTGTCCATGTGTTCTTCTGTTATAAAAATCCCTTTCCTAGGACTTTTGCATCAGCACTATCTCATCTCAAGACTTCCCTCTCGAAGGTGTTAGTGTCCTATTATGTATTTGCGGGAAGATTGGTTACAGATAGTATTGGCCTACCAAAGGTCCATTGCAATAACAAGGGAGTTCGCTTCACCCAAGCTTATGCTGCAGCTCCTCTTTCTCAGCTGAATTTATACGACCCTGATGAGTCTGTGCAGGGGAAGCTTgttcctttactttcaaaaccctttCAAGAAGATGGCATTCCAGTCTTTGCTGTTCAG GTGATAGAATTTGGCTGTGGAGGTCTTGTTATTGGCTGCACTTTCGACCACAGAATTGCAGATGCATACTCTGCAAACATGTTTTTCACAAGTTGGGCAAAGCTTTCTAGAAATGACTCAACTGCATCTCTGAATCCAAGCATTACACGCTCCATATTATGCCCTCGAGATTCCCCTGCTCACTGTGCTGAAATTAACAATATGTATGTGAGGCATTGTTCACAAGAATTCAGCCAAGAAAACCCTCACCCACCTTCTTTAGTAAGTAGAATTTACTATCTAGATGTGAAGAACATTATGGATCTCCAATTCAATGCAAAAAAAGATGGTAAGAGTAACACCAAATTAGAGGTTTTCAGTGCTTACTTGTGGAAGCTACTGATAAGCACCCACAAGGTCAAGGACACCATGAATTGTAAAATAGGAATAGTTGTAGATGGACGCCAACACTTAAGGGAGATTGGGATTTCTGCCAATTACTTTGGCAATGTTCTAACCTTGCCCTTTGCTGAGTCTAATGCTGGTTATATAAAAAGCAAACCACTTTATTGGAGTGCAGGGTTAATTCATGATGCCATAAAGAGTGCAGCAAATGAGGAACACTTTCAAAGCTTAATTGACTTCGTTGAGACTACAAAGCCAACACCTGTCTTAGCCAAGATTTACTGCGGAGCAGATGACATGGAGTCCTCAGGACCTGCAGTTTTGGTGTCTTATGGACTGTCGTTTCCTTTGTATGAGGTTGATTTTGGATGGGGAAAGCCTACTTTTGTAAGCTACCATTTCCCTTGGGGTGCTGAAGCGGGCTATGTCATGCCTACTCATAGCCCTGTAGGAGACGGTAGTTGGATAGTATACATGCATCTTCCAATGGAACAGTTAAGTGCAATAGAAACTGATCCCAATCGCATTCTACTTCCAATCACACAAGATTTCTTACATTTGGCTTAG